The Desulfonatronum sp. SC1 genomic interval TTGCCGGTGGACGTGATCGCCAGGCTGGACAATCTGGCCAAAGAAACTGGCAGGTCAAAGACGTATTATGCCCGCGAAGCAATCCTTGAGTACCTGGATGATATGGAAGACCAGTATCTAGCGGAAAAACGTCTGGAGGACATCCGGGCAGGCCGAAGCACGGTCTATTCACTGGAAGAAGTAGAGGCGGAATTTGGGCTGGTCGATCAAGATTGATAAACCTGCCAAGAAAGAACTGGCCAAGCTGGGGAGCAACGCGGCGAAGGACATCCTGAAGTTCCTCCGAAAGCGCATTGTCACTGATGAAGACCCCAGACGCCTTGGTGATCCGCTGCGAAAAGACCTATCTGGTCTCTGGAAATATCGAGTTGGTGCATATCGAGTGATCGCCGATATCCAGGATGATGTGTTCCTCGTCCTGGTGGTCAGGGTTGCTCACAGGAAGAAAGCCTACGGCGGGCATTGACCTCGACAACGGCCCGCGGGTAACAACCACGTCACCTTTCTGGGCTTGGAGTCCCGGTTCCAGAGGCGGATGTAGGTTGGACTGAGTAAAGAGCATGCTCTGGAACCGGGTCGGGGTGCTTCCTTCCCCTCTGCGTCCTGATGATCAATGACCGTGGTGGCCCGCCGGAGCCGGAGCGCCGCCCCATTCCTCCAGCCATTCCCGCATCTGGTCGATCTCCCGGCTTTGGGCTGCGACGATTTCTTCGGCCAGAGTCCGTACTTCGGCGTGCTCGGCCAGATTTTTGTCCAGAACATCACGAGCCATCTGCACGGCGGCGAGGTGGTGTTCAATCATGTCCTCAAGGAAGACGATGTCCGCTTCCTCCGCGGACAAGCCGTCGATGTCCCGCATCATGGGCTGATAGGCCGCCTGTGTGGCCGCGTCGGGATACCACTGCTTGATCCACTGGCGCATCTTGGCGATTTCCTCGGCCTGCGTGTCCATCACTTCCTTGGCGAAGTCGCGTAGTTCCTGGCGTTCGGTGACGGCCAGGATCTGCTTGGCGCTGTCCACGGCCTCCTGATGGTGAGGGATCATTTCCACGAGAAATTCCAACTCGCTGCCCACTTGATGTTGATGTCCATGCTCCGCCGCATCCGCCGCGACCTGTGAACCGGCCATAAACAGCAGGCTCAACACCGTAAGGGGCATCCAGAACGTCATGAGACTTCGTGCTTTCATTTTCGCTTCTCCTTGTCGTGTTAAACATCATTAATGCCGTTCCCGCCCCGCGAACCGAACGAAAGAACCGGCGATATCGATCCGGAATGCGGGACGGGAGCCGTTCATACGCTTACTTCTTTATTCTTGTGTCGCGGATGAATCCTCCAGAAGCCCTTCCATCATGACCTGCATCATTTCCATTTTGTCGTGCATCATCTTGCAGCATTTCATCATGCCCGCCCCCATCATTCCGTTGCCTTCTCCTTTCTTCTCGTGTCCGGACATCATCGGACACTTGGGCATGTCTTTCATCATCGCCATGCCTTTTTTCATATCTCCCATCTGCGCCTTCATCAGTTCCCGGCGTTCTTGAGGGGCGGTGGCGGCCTTGATTTTTTCCATCCTGGCCTTCATGCCCTGCATATGCCCCTGCATCATTTCCATTCGTTCATTCAACCCCTGTTCGGTCGCTTCGAATTCGGCGGCATCGACAGGCGCTTCCGGTGCTCCGTGGTCGGTGTGGGAATCGTGAGCCGTCTGCGCCGTGGCAAACGTGCCG includes:
- a CDS encoding type II toxin-antitoxin system RelE/ParE family toxin, coding for MGWSIKIDKPAKKELAKLGSNAAKDILKFLRKRIVTDEDPRRLGDPLRKDLSGLWKYRVGAYRVIADIQDDVFLVLVVRVAHRKKAYGGH
- a CDS encoding DUF305 domain-containing protein, whose product is MKARSLMTFWMPLTVLSLLFMAGSQVAADAAEHGHQHQVGSELEFLVEMIPHHQEAVDSAKQILAVTERQELRDFAKEVMDTQAEEIAKMRQWIKQWYPDAATQAAYQPMMRDIDGLSAEEADIVFLEDMIEHHLAAVQMARDVLDKNLAEHAEVRTLAEEIVAAQSREIDQMREWLEEWGGAPAPAGHHGH
- a CDS encoding ribbon-helix-helix protein, CopG family, with amino-acid sequence MLQQMGLRLPVDVIARLDNLAKETGRSKTYYAREAILEYLDDMEDQYLAEKRLEDIRAGRSTVYSLEEVEAEFGLVDQD